The sequence below is a genomic window from Streptobacillus ratti.
TCTTTAGAAAAATATGGTAGAGATTTAGTTAAATTAGCTTCTCAAGGAAAACTTGATCCTGTTATAGGGAGAGATAATGAAATTAGAAGACTTATACAAATATTATCGAGAAGAAATAAGAATAATCCTATGATAATAGGAGAACCTGGAGTAGGTAAAACAGCTCTAGTTGAGGGATTATCTCAAAGAATATTTAGTGGAGATGTACCTGATAATTTAAAGGATAAAACAGTATTTTCCTTAGATATGGGAGCATTGATTGCTGGAGCTAAATATCAAGGTGAGTTTGAGGAAAGATTAAAAGGTGTAGTAGACACTTTAGAAAAAAATGAGGGTAAAATTATACTATTTATAGATGAAATACATAATATTGTAGGTGCTGGTGGAAATAATGGGGCTATGAATGCTTCTAATTTATTAAAACCTATGCTTGCAAGGGGAGAAATAGAAGTTATAGGAGCAACAACTTTAGCAGAATATAGAAAATATATAGAAAAAGATGCTGCACTTGAGAGAAGATTTCAACCTATACAAGTATTTGAACCTACTGTTGAGGATACTATTTCTATACTTAGAGGACTTAAGGAAAAATTTGAAAAGTATCATGGTATAAGAATATCTGATAATGCTATAGTTGCAGCATCTACTATGTCAGATAGATATATACAAGATAGATTTTTACCTGATAAAGCTATAGATTTAATAGATGAGGCGTGTGCAAAGGTGAAAACAGAAATTAATTCAGTTCCTGTAGAACTTGATGAGATTAATAGAAAATATGCACAACTTGAAATAGAAAGAGAAGCATTAAAAAAAGAAGAAGATGATATTTCTGTTAAAAGATTAAAAGATATTATTAAAGAAATAGAAGAATTAGGAGAAGAAAAAAGAGTTTTAACTTTAAATTGGAATGCAGAAAAAGAAAATGTTATAGAACTTAAGAAGTTAAAACAAGAATTAGATGATGCTAAGATTAAGTTAGAGGAAACTAAAAGAATGGCAGATTATGCTAAGGCAGCAGAATATGAATATGGGATTATTCCTGAAATAGAAAGAAAATTAAATGAAATTAGAGAAAAATCAGAAAAAAATTCTCTTGTTTCACAAATTATTGGAAAAGAACAAATAGCTGAAATTATTGGTAAATGGACAGGTATACCTGTGGGTAAACTTGTTCAAAGTGAAAATGAAAAAATACTTTTACTTGAAGAACATATGAAAAAATCAATTATTGGACAAGATAAAGCTATTTTAGCTGTTTCAGATACTATACTTAGATCACGTGCAGGTTTAAAAGATGTTAATAGACCTATAGGTTCTTTCATATTCTTAGGGCCTACAGGTGTTGGTAAAACATATTTAACTAAAAAACTTGCTCAAAATCTATTTGATGATGAAAATGCGATAATTAGAATAGATATGAGTGAATATATGGAAAAACATTCAGTCGCTAGGCTGATAGGAGCACCTCCTGGTTATGTTGGATATGAAGAGGGTGGACAATTAACTGAAAAGGTTAGAAGAAAACCTTATTCAGTA
It includes:
- a CDS encoding ATP-dependent Clp protease ATP-binding subunit produces the protein MKNFTRKAMLAIENAIKFAMNFKNSNVKLEHLMLELVSNDDTTISVLNKVGVDRNELQQDIYSKLNSMPKMSGGDVSYSGEFSTMLNDASNMASNGGHEYISVIFLLKAILKINNFGLDVKKVNEILDNMMEGRKVNSDGFEESLESLEKYGRDLVKLASQGKLDPVIGRDNEIRRLIQILSRRNKNNPMIIGEPGVGKTALVEGLSQRIFSGDVPDNLKDKTVFSLDMGALIAGAKYQGEFEERLKGVVDTLEKNEGKIILFIDEIHNIVGAGGNNGAMNASNLLKPMLARGEIEVIGATTLAEYRKYIEKDAALERRFQPIQVFEPTVEDTISILRGLKEKFEKYHGIRISDNAIVAASTMSDRYIQDRFLPDKAIDLIDEACAKVKTEINSVPVELDEINRKYAQLEIEREALKKEEDDISVKRLKDIIKEIEELGEEKRVLTLNWNAEKENVIELKKLKQELDDAKIKLEETKRMADYAKAAEYEYGIIPEIERKLNEIREKSEKNSLVSQIIGKEQIAEIIGKWTGIPVGKLVQSENEKILLLEEHMKKSIIGQDKAILAVSDTILRSRAGLKDVNRPIGSFIFLGPTGVGKTYLTKKLAQNLFDDENAIIRIDMSEYMEKHSVARLIGAPPGYVGYEEGGQLTEKVRRKPYSVILLDEIEKAHSDVFNVLLQVLDDGRLTDGKGRLVDFKNTIIIMTSNIGSHFILEGKNELVMEELKARFKPEFLNRVDEIITFNSLGETAIKSIVRLELEKMNNKLKDRMINIVYGEDVIDYVFKNAYDENYGARAIKRFIQKQIETDLSKLILKENMNGNVDIVINVIEDKLVFKRLDLIK